The region AGGTCGATATTTTAGCACTGAAAATAattcattcaaatatttatcatcatttatcaATGGAAAAGATCACATGTTAGCAGGTTAAAGCTTCATAAATACTACAATTAGTttgcctgtttctgtttcatatcaATATGAAATTAACCCTTTGaggtgttttctgttgtttactaAGAAATCAAGAAAGAAAATTTTTTGACACTTTTTATTGCTTAAATAAATTATTGATAGTGTGAGCAAGTTGCAGTCCTAGACCACATACATGTTTGTAGGTGTACACCCTtactaacacagacacacacagtacaaacagaATCACTTTGAATTACATTAGCATGAGaggcatttattatttatattatttatatttattggaACCAGTACAAGCAGGCCTCTCTATATCGCACACACACCCGCAGATCATTTACtttatcttttgtttctgttttctgcctTGAGTTTCTCCAGCACCTTCACTTGACTTTGTGTCTCTTCTCCACAGCCGGTCCATAACAATGGCTCCAGTGGTTACGGCAGTTTGGGAAGTAACGGCTCTCACGAGCACTACATCAGCGTAGCCTCTTCAAGTGACAGCAATGGTAACCTGTGGGAGGACTCACACCGGGAACCGGTgagacatcacagtgacatcacaggcCAGGAAGCCAGAGGTAGCCCCGCTGCCAAGGTTAATCATGCTGATACATTGTGCGTGTGTTATTGCAGATGACTTTGCAGCAGATCTGTGCTGATGTGAATAGAGTCAAGAGTTGGGGCCAGCAGGCTTATCTGGGTTCCAGTCACAAAATTGCTCTTCTTGGCAAACCTGCCACAGGTAATGCAGCCCCACACATAATAAGTGcaattacaaaacacattttttaatattGGCTAAAATGACCATTTATTCCCCCAGCGTGTCGCCCCCCCGTAGCCTCCAACCCTGAGGTCAGAGATCACGAAGAAGGCaggaagcaaacacacattcccTCCTACCAGCAGATCAACTGTGTGGACAACatcatcaggtgtgtgtggtggcagtGTCATCGCGCCGCTCTTGGATCATTTTAGTTCATTACCTGCTAAAGCAGCTAGTTCCTGTCACActgttaattgtgtgtgttggtgtgttccAGATATTTGGAGAGCTGTACAGGTCCAGCCCTCAAGCGGAAAAGTGACTCTCATTCCCTGGACaattcttcttcctcatcctctacCTCAGAAGATGACAAGCCTGCTGGAGCCACTGACACGGCTCAGGCCAGCTCAGATGGtataaacacaccacacacactgcacagtttATTACTCGGTTTTCATTTGGGTGACATATTTCTTGCCAAAGCAGCATTAACTGTGATTCATCTCGTTTCTCCTCACGGTCCAGTGGTGTTAGACAGTGGGGTGTCAGTGGCCCCTAcggcagcagcagttgttggagCGCCTCTGACAGACATCACAATGTCCACTAAGGCCATGAGTGTAGTCTCTGTCACCAGCCAGTGTTCGTACAGTAGCACCATCGTTCATGTACCACAGCCTGAATCAGGTACATAAACATGCCTTTACATCTGTGTGTCAGATCACGGGAGTCACTCAGATGCTCTTTTTGTTCTGTAGATCATTTTAATAAACAGCATATGCAAGTTAAAGCTTTGGATAACTATGTAAACTGTCTATTGAACATGTTTTTTCCTCAATGTGCTGTGCTCCCACAGAGGCCACGGCACTTGAGGATGCCCCTATGGGCAGCGAGCCTGCTGATGCTGCTCCGACCCCCGTCCGTCCTGCCCCGAGCCCCGCCACAGAGGAACGAAGGTTTATAGGTCTCACCAAGGAGGTGCTGTCGGCTCACACCCAGAAGGAGGAGCAAGAGTATGTGGATCGATTCCGCCATCGCATCCTCCAGAGCCCCTACAGCTCCTATCTGCAGCTGGACAACAGCTCTATGGCTCACTCCCACCACCCAGGTGTGTATTTACTTTCAAAAATGACTAACTACGTGTGTGGATTTAGTGACTGCTGAATATAATTTTTAAAGGGACACTTTAATCAAACTTATTCTGCAGCCTGTGTCCCTCTCACCACAGGCGACTACCTACGTCCATTGAGCGCTGGTGGGTGGAACCGCCCACGGAGAGGAAAGCCCAGACACAAGCGCCCAAAACCCCAGGGTTCCTCAGACAGCTACGCTTCCCCACCCGGCCCTTCTCGCAGAGTCCCCAACTCCTCTTGGCCCTCCTCAGAGTCCTCCCAGCCCCAGATGGGGGCGCCCTACCCCCAAGCATCCCCACTCCATGCACCCTTCTTCCCTACGATGGTGAACCAGCCTGGCCTGGAGCAACCACCTAGACCACAACAGCTGCCTGGAGTGACCCCCATGGTACTGCAGCCTCCTGACCCATCTCAGTTCAGCTACAACTTCAACATCATGCAGTCTGCTCAGAGCCTGCCTGGCATGCAACCAATCCTGATGGAGCCCTTTCAGAATCTGCAGACGATCCAGAACTTTCACAATCTGCAGCCAATGGCTCCAGCCCAGAGCATCAACCCTTACGTGGCTCCGGTCATGGCTGTTATCCTGCCCAACTACCCAACTTTCACTCCAGGCTACCCGTCCATTTACCCGCCGGCTGCTCCGTCCATGCTGCCCCAGGTACCCATCAGCTTTGCCCCTGGCAGTGCCCCCTTCTCTCAGCCCCAGTTCCAAGCCCAGCCTGGCCCCCACACTCAGACCCCCCTGGGCCCTCTGCTTTTCTCGCCCAGAGCCAGCTCCTCTAttggggaagaggaggaggaagctggGCCTCGGGCTTTATTCTCCAGCTCTCGCTCGAGTTCTCCGCTGCAGCTGAACttgctgcaggaggagctgccaAAGCCGAGTGAAGGGCAGAGCAGCACCGGACACAACCACGCTGAGAGTCTCCACGAACAACATGCCAACCAGGTTTTtaaacaagaacaacatcattCTGTCAGTAGATGTATTGTCATTCATACCCAGTACATgtagatatacagtacaaacaaaCTCTCCAGTTGTATTCACAGCATTAATTACTTGGTTTAATTCTGACTGTTAAACCTTTGTCTTGATCAGGGTGATAACCCCAGTGAATCTGGGAACCATGATGCCCAGTCTACATCCAGTGAGCTGCTGGACCTGCTGTTGCAGGAGGATGCCAGGTCAGGGACTGGCTCTAATGCCTCAGGGTCCGGGTCAGGGGAGTCTGGAGGATCCCTgggatctggatctggatctggcTCCAATGGAACCTCCACGTCACACACTGGTAAGAGGGAAAACACATTCATAGTTGAAACAGTCTGCATAAAATTGTCATTCTGTGTTTATAGCTGGCAGATAATATTTCTAATATCCCAAAGACGCTGCTTCTAAATTTTACAGCACATTGCAAATGagtaaaacaatcaaataaacaaTGCAAGACAGAGGAGCAACAGTTTCACTCTAGGGGTTTAGGGTGAAGTGACTGATGCAGAGCTCTCCGTGGCTTacaggcagcagcaacagcagcaaataCTTTGCCAGCAATGATTCATCGGACATATCACACAAAACCCGCAAGAGCCAGGAGGCACCAGCAGAGCACCAACACAGCTTCGACACTCAGGTGGAGAACTCACTGTGGAGCATGATCCAGCACACACCTGAGCATGTCATGATGACGTACAAGATCCACACCAGGTACACGCACAACACCACTCCCTTCCACTGATGAACTAAAATGTAATGTCAGTCCTGTCAAAACCTTTGTCGCCTCTTGCTTCAGCATCATACATAAAAGCTGTAAAAGCAACACGCTTCAAAATTTCAACCCACACAGAGCAGAGTATCAATACTgtcctttttttcactttgaaccaaaccaaacttGGCAAACATGCCATATTTAGCATCTTTTAAAGGTTTTGCCACATGCAAAACCAGTGGATTCAACTGTTTGGTGACTTCAAAAGATGAATAACAGCTCATTCCTTTGTTATGTTTTTCAGTCTCTGGTCAAATTCTTTGAAGCTCTTAAAGTCAAAACTGTTGAGGTCGAAGCTTTTTGGGCTTCCCATTAATGACACTCTGTGACACCGTTTGGCTGCTTGACAGCTGTTTGATGACTCTGCCTCTGTGAGTCCCTTGATCTTGAACATTGGCATCCAAGCGACTTCTCATGCCTGGTTTTAAAATGGCAAACAGTTCAGACAATTTTTGCTGGACAATTACTGTGTGTCTTCATTTGTCATTCCTGCTTAAGAGAATAGCTGCTTAAGACAAAGGTGAACTTTAGTTTTACAGGTGCCCTCTGCTGATTAGATTGTGTCATTACAATGTCTAAGATGTACgcaagatgttttgttttctctgtctacACCATTCCCATGTCATGTAACCCTTCGCCTTTGCCTTGTATCTTGCCGTGCCTCTCCTCCAGGGACCAGAATGAGGTTTTGacagaggacagggagaagCTTCGGGTGCTTCAGCCCCTCCAGCCGTGGTTCAGCCacgagcagagagaggagctggcTGAGGTCCATCCCTGGATCCAACAGCACTCTATCCCACAGGAGATAGACACACAGGTGGGGCTCTCCAATCACACACCCAAACATGTTCATCTTTCTGCTCACATGAGATTGTTTTAAGCAATATTTTTATTGAGTCTTGAATACATATCACACATACAGAGACCATAACAGTAATaattaaacaatgaaacatGTAGTCATGGTATTCACAgtcatcaaatgaaaataaacatttcacatacttcacatatttgacaaaaactaagataaaacacatgagataagaataaaaataaagaaaaatgaagaaaaaaaggaaaacagataacagaaaaccacaacaatgtAGTAACATACAGCAATTTCAAAATGACTTTGAAACACCAAGAAACTCAACAAAGGTTtccacacattttcaaattctcCTGCCCTTCCTCTGGTTATATAAGTCAGTCTCTCCAAGACAATACAGGATGCCATCTCCTTCACCCATACATGCATCGGAGGTATATCCATTTTCCTCCAAGATAAAGCTATCATCCTCCTGGCCTGCAGGAGTCCAACGTCAATTAAAGTTAACTGTTTCGAACTAACAATAAACCTCTTAAGTTTTGCTTGGTGAGGCACCTTCACTCCAACAATCTCAGGTCACATGAGCGCATGTTTAATGTATCTTTGTGTCTCACAGGGTTGTGTGAGCTGCAGCACAGCTGCAAGGGTCACCCACTCCCCTCACCCTCCTACCCCGGACAGCTCGTCCACTCTGGAGAACCCTCAGCAGGACTCCATCGGACCTGTGGTGGACACTTGAGAGACCTGGAAGCCAAATCAATGAACCTCACAGCGAACCAGCCCTGCCAGAAACCTTGACAGCTCCCACCATGCATTTCTTCTGACCAATCCGGAGGAGTGGGTCCCTATGCTTTAGTTTGAAGTTTAATATGTTTGTAAAGGTATCAGTGGCTGGACCAGGCCCTGAGGAACGGAGGAGGCGAGAGAGAGACGGGCATTTTCTCTTAGTCAGCCTAACTTGATTGCCTTTATTGGACCATAAATACTATACCTCTCTACCTTTTGTGTTTATAGACCCCTGTAGGGGTTTAGTTTGTATTTAAGACTGACCAGATCCTTTGGCACCGTGAGCCACTTGACGCTCAATATCGGAAGAAGGTCCCATGGTTGCTGCCCCCTGAACATGAGCACTGTGTACACATACCCGGTCTGTAGAATGGGTGTGACTGGGTGACAAGACAATGACGGAGCTGGCCCAGTTTGAGTGTCAGAGCACATGTCAGACTCTTCTCCAGAGACACGGAGTGCCGATTGTACAGTACGTGTACTTCAACTGCATAGTAACGTACCATGGTTGACACATGGCAGATTGCTTTTGATGGACACtaagacaaagacacacttgCTGCTCTCTGTTTATAATGTGCAGATTCTGATCTTGTAAGTTAATTGTTGTTGGAGTATACTCTCTTATTCCGTAGGTTGGTTTCCTCTTGTCCAGAACATCAGTTTTCATGTTACTCTGActcacaaacaacagcaaacgTGTTGATCATTTCAAATTGAATTTAGTGCTACAACACAAGTCCACCCTGATGTCCAAACCTTCCTGTAGCCTTTCTCCAGTGTCCTGCCTGGTCACCACCCTACAGTACCTGTAGTTTACCTCTAATTGTAAACAGACACAGTGTGGCCCCAAATGTCCTCTGATCCTGGGTTTATGTACTGAATGAATTTCCTCTTAAAGTCTGTGTggctggctgtctgtgtgtgtgtgtgtgtgtgtgtgtgtgtgtgtgtgtgtgtgtgtgtgtgtgtgtgtgtgtgtgtgtgtgtgtgtgtgtgtgtgtgtgtgtgtgtgtgagaaacagagacagagaaacagagacagagatgaattGACCCATTGTAGTTCTGTGAATGTTGTCACACTTTTTCTCGTACTGGATTCAGATTTCAGGtgagtttgtgaatgtgtgcgcGCGCTGACCGATTGAGAACTGCTTCCTTCGATACAGTTGTCCAACAGTGCAAGACAGACCAGGGTTTTCTACTGTTTTTAGATTGAAAGTATATTACAGTACCATGTATTTTATAGAAAAATCACTCAAAACAAACTTCACAAAGTGTATAAAAAGCCATTTGTCTTGAATTCAgggactgtttgtttgtgacacaaaggaatgaataaatgaactaTGACCTAACTGTGTACTTAGGCGTGACTGTTTGTTGAGCACAATACACAAAAAACTAAGTAATAGCTCTGCTGATGCCTACTACCAAGGACGAAGTTGTATACACCAAGCTGTGCTACCAGTAGGTGCAGACTCAacacaaaacattcagaaaaGGCAGACATCAGCAGCAAAGTGTGTACATGCTCCACAACCAGGGCTGTAACGTCCAATGAGGAGACCGAAGTCATGCCCTTGGCTTTTTTTGAATGTCTGGGGCCCTGAGGAGCTGTTTATTTTCTACAAAATGACACGGTGGGTCTTTAAAGGTGATCCTGATATTTTACAGTCAATATTTCTAGAaggattttgtatttttccaccAGAATAATGTCCCagcttttaaatgaacaaaataaaaatacaatgcacagttacattcattaaaaaaaaatttaatttgaaaaaaatctTCTGGATAGTCAAATATTATGGGTGGGATTATGTTTGGGTGTtaggactcatgacctcagcaTTTCTAAAGTCCTGCAATCAACTCTTTTCTTCACTCCTGCGTTATTGATAACAAATCCTTATagttttttatgtgaaatgtttatTGGATTAGCAGTCCAGCACAGTAGTACAGTAGTTCCCTTGATGTGAAGCATGTGATGTGAGCATGCCAGTATTATACTAATATTGTACAAGCTCACTGTCATGGCGCACCGGGAcgcttgaatagaacagagccatcgttaatgttataagtgacacacctgtgcttttctgtcCACATTCAGTTAACAAGCAGTGATATTTACTGTCTGATATTCACAAAGGGAATACAAATGGAATAACCAacagctaaacatcagcatcaaactttaatacatgtaaaaaaaaaaaaggaacattgcacacaaaaatacagtctgagcatcaaaataaaacatttttccaacaCTGCTTCATTGGTCAGTTAGCATACAGTTAATCTTAGCCTGCAGGAAGCAGTTCACACTGATAGAGATGCCTCAGTGGTGCTTCTGTCCAGTCAGTTAAGCCGAGATGGATATGTGagtaaaacagaacaaagtgagaataaaaacatcaaattgttttttttttacttgaggAATAATGATCAAAGCTGGAATAACTGATAATTCAAATTCACTCAATCACAACTGAGTGAACCAACAGCTTGGTTTAGACTCCCCTCTTGGTGGCGCTATTGGGCCATGCACAGTGGTCCAGTCTTTTTAGTTTGTACTAAGtacaatcaaagaaaacaaaattagttttttaCTGAGAATTTGGAAACACAGGGCCTCaatgtgagctgtttttttttactggttttctgcatttcacaacattttctctctcctgccagGACAGAAGGCAGAGTGGAGGAGTTCAGTTTGGAGCGCAGCCTCTGGACCAGCCAGTGActccagtttcattttttttattttgtcacttccTCACTTAGAAAACTTCTGCATCTCTgcaagaagaaaagacaaattgaGCTTAAGGAGAATGAAAATTAGAAAATTTGTgatgcatgtgcgtgtgttaCCTTTGTCAAGATCAATGACTTTAGGCTGAGGGTTCATGTGGACCTTCTCTTTCAGCAGGTTGTTCTTGTAGTCTACAACCACACGAGATGAagtcaaaatacacacacacacacacacacacacacacacacacacacacacaggaggatgTCAAAAGCCACACTTTCTTTTCACTCACCAAATCTTCTCTCCTCCCGACTGCACACATTCACTTCAGTAACGTTCATCTCAAACTCTTCCGAGCTGCTGTGACTTCTGCTGGACCTGTCGCAGTCAGAAAGAgacacctgagtgtgtgtgtgtttgagggtaAGACAGtgatcatgtgtgtgtttgtgtgttctcgCTCACCTCATGGATGCCTGCGGATAaaactctgaaaacacaagaaaaattaGGTGAGATTCAGAAACAACCTCCAATGTAAATCACCCACAGTCAGACTGAGGTATCACAGAGTCAGACCTTTGCTTCTGTGTCTGCGtgtgatgaggatgatgatgaggataaTGAAGGCCAGGAGCAGGAAGGAGGTGAGGACGTAGCCCAGCGGCAGGAGAAAGTGGTGTCTCTGGTCTGGCAGAATAACATTGATGACTCGCGGTGATTCAGCCTTAGTGGTGTCTGATGAGTaggacaaagagagaacagTCAGCATCTAGTGTTCCTCTGTTCTTCGTCTTTTCTCTCACAAACAGAACCATGTGTCACCTTGAGGTTTACAAAAGTAATAAACCAGACCGAACCTTACATTGAACAGACATGACACACCTcgtgagaaacacaaaaacaatccaTTCAGTCCAATAATAGCTCTCACTTTCAGCATCTCTTCACTCCCTTTTTGGAGGCACTTTCTGTGGCTGTGCAGATTTTCAATGCTTTAACTTGTgtgaaacaacatcaaacatAACTCTGTCCAAAGCCTTAGTATGAGCAGTGCTAAACCtgcatttgttctttttcatttggtGTATAGATTTCATTCATTCTCCCATTTAACTTTATTCGTGTAGTAGCTCCTACAGGTTTCAAATTCTTTTTCACTGTTGTAAAAAACATTTAGCCACATTAGCAGCGTGGCTATTGGGATGACAATGTCAGTCAGTGcgtccaccactttggcc is a window of Enoplosus armatus isolate fEnoArm2 chromosome 3, fEnoArm2.hap1, whole genome shotgun sequence DNA encoding:
- the per3 gene encoding period circadian protein homolog 3, with translation MCDQSVEMPGGDSGLDGEEPALLPATGGSGGEGRVSSGQHDGGVQSERLGGEEIGAMDGEVGQEDEEMTSGSHDLSSTGSTSASTKSSENAGGGKGQTHREVMVTVAEMKKRIPSDKRTRSKASTVEALHYALNCVKQVQANSEYYKLLMRNGQDERRDATVCTLEELERVTSEHTLKNTDSFIVVFSLSSGRVLYASEQAPSIMCCKRKFLESAKFVELLFHQDVNVFYSHTAQPHLPPWSNSHTAGVLFDCAQVKSFFCRIRGGKDRDGEMRYNPFRITPYLLKVQGTRSSGDEEEPCCLALAERIISGYEAPRIPLDKRIFTTTHSPGCVFLEVDDRAVPLLGYLPQDLIGTSLLTCIHPDDRPLMLSMHRKVLKYAGQSPFEHSPVRLRCQNGDHITLDTSWSSFINPWSRKVAFIIGRHKVRTSPLNEDVFAAPTKKDFPVTLEEIKDLQAKIYKLFLQPVHNNGSSGYGSLGSNGSHEHYISVASSSDSNGNLWEDSHREPMTLQQICADVNRVKSWGQQAYLGSSHKIALLGKPATACRPPVASNPEVRDHEEGRKQTHIPSYQQINCVDNIIRYLESCTGPALKRKSDSHSLDNSSSSSSTSEDDKPAGATDTAQASSDVVLDSGVSVAPTAAAVVGAPLTDITMSTKAMSVVSVTSQCSYSSTIVHVPQPESEATALEDAPMGSEPADAAPTPVRPAPSPATEERRFIGLTKEVLSAHTQKEEQEYVDRFRHRILQSPYSSYLQLDNSSMAHSHHPGDYLRPLSAGGWNRPRRGKPRHKRPKPQGSSDSYASPPGPSRRVPNSSWPSSESSQPQMGAPYPQASPLHAPFFPTMVNQPGLEQPPRPQQLPGVTPMVLQPPDPSQFSYNFNIMQSAQSLPGMQPILMEPFQNLQTIQNFHNLQPMAPAQSINPYVAPVMAVILPNYPTFTPGYPSIYPPAAPSMLPQVPISFAPGSAPFSQPQFQAQPGPHTQTPLGPLLFSPRASSSIGEEEEEAGPRALFSSSRSSSPLQLNLLQEELPKPSEGQSSTGHNHAESLHEQHANQGDNPSESGNHDAQSTSSELLDLLLQEDARSGTGSNASGSGSGESGGSLGSGSGSGSNGTSTSHTGSSNSSKYFASNDSSDISHKTRKSQEAPAEHQHSFDTQVENSLWSMIQHTPEHVMMTYKIHTRDQNEVLTEDREKLRVLQPLQPWFSHEQREELAEVHPWIQQHSIPQEIDTQGCVSCSTAARVTHSPHPPTPDSSSTLENPQQDSIGPVVDT